One genomic region from Salvelinus fontinalis isolate EN_2023a chromosome 18, ASM2944872v1, whole genome shotgun sequence encodes:
- the LOC129815041 gene encoding host cell factor 1-like isoform X4, with product MTGSMVSGTTGSTLQPRWKRVLGWSGPVPRPRHGHRAVAIKELMVVFGGGNEGIVDELHVYNTATNQWFIPAVRGDIPPGCAAYGFVCDGTRLLVFGGMVEYGKYSNDLYELQASRWEWKKLKAKTPKNGPPPCPRLGHSFSLVGNKCYLFGGLANDSEDPKNNIPRYLNDLYTLELRAGSSVVGWDIPITYGVLPPPRESHTAVVYTEKDSKKSRLIIYGGMSGCRLGDLWTLDIDTLTWTKPSVNGTAPLPRSLHSATTITNKMFVFGGWVPLVMDDVKVATHEKEWKCTNTLACLNLDSMAWESVVMDTLEDNIPRARAGHCSVAINSRLYVWSGRDGYRKAWNNQVCCKDLWYLETERPHAPSRVQLVRANTNSLEVSWGAVSTADTYLLQLQKYDIPAATAVTSQALNAATSLQGNLPKSPATAAPSAQNLPHTAILKVAAPPSGTGTSLVTVRPNQAGKSPVTVTSLLPGVRMVVPAQTAQGTPVGSSPQMSGMAALAAAAAATQKIPPSSSTVLNIPAGATLVKTMAVSPGSTTVKMASPLMVSNPATRMLKTAAAQLGTATVSSPNSPNRPIITVHKSGTVTVAQQHQVVTTMVGGVTKTITLVKSPLTMGGSGTLQISNLGKMMSVVQTKPVQTSAVTGQASTNPLTQLIQTKGSLPAGTILKLVTSADGKPTTIITTSQAGGTGNKPTILNISGMSPTTTKQGTTIIKTIPMSAIMTQPGATVTSSTGKTPYTIITTKMMTTGTPGKIITTMPKLGTATGQQGLTQVVLKGAPGQPGTILRTVPMGGVRLVTPVTMSSVKPNITTLVVKGTTGVTTLGTVTGTVSSSLAGSIVASANASLATPITTLGTIATLSSQVINPTAITVSAAQTSLTTATTLSTSTMSANQPTQVTLITTPSGVEAQPVQDLPVSFLASPTSEQPSSTEVGDAPGTVTMVCSNPPCETHETGTTNTATTASSDIGGVQRVCSNPPCETHETGTTNTATTASTDMGGAMRTSTSSSSGTATGNQGPENLSTDTTFTPTTACSNMGSAQTGTVQSPKPAVGSTVCLNPPCETHETGTTNTATQSLSSMGNGQTGTVQRVCSNPPCETHETGTTNTPSQASSNMAGNQTGTVQRVCSNPPCETHETGTTNTATTATADGADSATSSTETPSTTASETTPATIQSRAITTVTQSTPAPGPSVPSILSITEGAAGSTEEPMQTDAATEGGETAMETGLSPEVAEGQMGTGLSAEELAVTAAVEAAAQAAATEEAQALAIQAVLQAAQQAVMNEGDSGSTGQQAITIPIVLTQQELAALVQQQHQLQEAQAQAQAQAQAQQQGNAQALPTEGLAPADSLNDPASESNGHPEMAAAVSSAVASPLPRTSTETLAPSSTLAVASPAKLQAAVAEVANGIEGGKLNPQPAPIKTLVKKENQWFDVGIVKVTNMVVTHFFIPEDDSQVEDDSGAIPDYNQMKKMELQPGTAYKFRVAGINACGRGSFSEISAFKTCLPGFPGAPCAIKISKSPDGAHLTWEPPSVTSGKIIEYSVYLAIQSTQTAEPKASTPAQLAFMRVYCGPNPSCLVQSSSLSNAHIDYTTKPAIIFRIAARNEKGYGPATQVRWLQESSKDGASAKPAPKRPVSSPDAKVAGQKKARTDQ from the exons ATGACTGGTTCCATGGTGTCTGGGACCACTGGTTCAACTCTACAGCCACGATGGAAGCGGGTACTGGGATGGTCTGGCCCTGTCCCTCGGCCCAGACATGGTCACAGAGCCGTTGCTATAAAGGAATTGATGGTTGTTTTTGGAGGAGGAAATGAAGGAATTGTGGATGAGTTGCATGTCTACAACACAG CAACAAACCAATGGTTTATCCCTGCGGTTCGTGGTGATATTCCCCCTGGATGTGCTGCATATGGTTTTGTTTGTGATGGCACCCGGCTTCTGGTGTTTGGTGGAATGGTGGAATATGGAAAATACAGCAATGATCTCTATGAGCTACAG GCCAGTAGATGGGAATGGAAAAAGTTGAAAGCTAAGACTCCCAAAAACGGCCCACCTCCATGTCCTCGACTTGGTCACAGTTTCTCGCTGGTGGGTAACAAGTGCTACTTGTTTGGAGGACTGGCTAATGACAGCGAGGACCCCAAAAACAACATCCCCAG ATACCTAAATGATCTGTACACCCTGGAGCTTCGTGCTGGCTCCAGTGTTGTGGGCTGGGATATACCAATTACTTATGGTGTTTTGCCGCCTCCTCGCGAGAGCCACACTGCCGTAGTGTACACAGAAAAGGACAGCAAGAAATCTCGCCTGATCATCTATGGAGGGATGAGTGGCTGTCGTCTGGGAGATCTATGGACCCTTGACATCG ACACCCTGACCTGGACTAAGCCATCAGTGAATGGCACAGCACCTCTGCCCAGGAGTCTTCACTCTGCCACCACCATCACAAACAA GATGTTTGTGTTTGGGGGATGGGTTCCCCTGGTTATGGATGATGTGAAGGTGGCCACACATGAGAAGGAATGGAAGTGCACAAACACACTGGCCTGCCTAAATCTCG ACTCCATGGCCTGGGAATCAGTGGTGATGGATACTCTGGAGGACAATATCCCAAGGGCCCGGGCAGGACATTGCTCTGTGGCCATCAACTCTAGATTGTATGTCTGGAGTGGCCGTGACGGTTACCGTAAAGCATGGAACAACCAAGTCTGCTGTAAAGACCTCTGGTACCTTGAAACAG AAAGGCCACACGCTCCCTCGAGAGTGCAGCTAGTCCGTGCCAACACCAACTCCCTGGAGGTAAGCTGGGGCGCTGTGTCCACCGCAGACACCTATCTGCTGCAGCTACAAAAGTACGACATTCCAGCTGCCACTGCTGTGACCTCGCAGGCCCTCAATGCCGCCACCTCTCTGCAAGGGAACTTGCCTAAGAGCCCAGCCACAGCTGCTCCCTCTGCTCAGAACCTACCACACACAG CTATCTTGAAGGTTGCAGCGCCTCCGTCTGGCACGGGTACCTCCCTTGTCACTGTGCGACCCAACCAGGCTGGGAAATCCCCTGTCACTGTGACATCACTTCTTCCAGGAGTTCGCATGGTTGTTCCTGCTCAGACCGCCCAAGGAACA CCAGTCGGCAGCAGCCCTCAGATGAGTGGCATGGCAGCTTTGGCTGCAGCTGCAGCAGCCACACAAAAGATCCCACCCTCTTCAAGCACTGTACTCAACATTCCAGCAGGTGCCACCCTTGTCAAAACCATGGCTGTCTCCCCTGGCTCCACCACAGTCAAAATGGCATCTCCTCTCATG GTTAGTAACCCAGCCACTCGCATGCTGAAGACAGCTGCAGCTCAGTTGGGCACAGCGACCGTATCGTCACCCAACTCGCCCAACAGACCCATCATCACTGTGCACAAGTCGGGCACGGTTACCGTAGCCCAGCAACACCAGGTGGTTACCACCATGGTGGGAGGAGTCACCAAGACCATCACCCTGGTCAAGAGCCCCCTCACAATGGGAGGCAGCGGCACTTTG CAGATCTCCAACCTTGGCAAGATGATGTCTGTGGTACAAACCAAGCCAGTGCAGACATCGGCTGTTACAGGCCAGGCTTCCACTAACCCTCTCACACAGCTCATACAG ACCAAGGGTTCTCTCCCTGCCGGCACCATACTGAAGCTGGTGACTTCAGCAGATGGCAagcccaccaccatcatcaccacatcCCAGGCGGGAGGAACAGGGAACAAACCGACCATCCTGAACATCAGCGGCATGTCGCCCACCACAACCAAACAGGGCACCACCATCATCAAGACCATCCCTATGTCTGCTATTATGACCCAGCCTGGAGCAACAG TGACCAGCAGCACAGGGAAGACGCCctataccatcatcaccaccaagaTGATGACCACTGGCACTCCAGGCAAAATCATCACTACCATGCCCAAGCTTGGCACTGCAACTGGCCAGCAAGGGCTGACACAG GTGGTTTTGAAGGGAGCTCCGGGCCAACCTGGCACCATTCTGCGCACTGTACCCATGGGTGGAGTCCGACTCGTCACCCCGGTCACGATGTCTTCTGTCAAGCCCAATATAACTACACTGGTCGTCAAGGGAACAACTG GTGTCACCACCCTGGGGACTGTCACAGGGACAGTCTCCTCCAGTCTGGCAGGGAGCATTGTAGCCAGTGCCAATGCTTCTCTGGCAACTCCAATCACCACCCTGGGAACCATCGCCACCCTGTCCAGCCAAGTTATCAACCCCACTGCCATCACTGTGTCAGCAGCCCAGACCAGTCTGACCACAGCTACTACCCTTTCCACTTCCACCATG TCGGCAAACCAGCCAACCCAGGTGACTCTCATCACCACCCCCAGTGGGGTTGAGGCCCAGCCAGTGCAGGACCTGCCTGTGTCCTTCCTGGCCTCCCCCACCTCTGAGCAGCCCTCTTCCACTGAGGTTGGGGATGCCCCTGGCACTGTCACCATGGTCTGCTCCAACCCCCCCTGTGAGACCCACGAAACAGGAACCACCAACACCGCAACCACAGCCTCCTCCGATATAGGTGGGGTGCAGAGGGTCTGCTCCAACCCCCCTTGTGAGACCCACGAGACGGGCACCACCAACACTGCAACGACCGCCTCCACTGACATGGGCGGGGCAATGAGG aCGTCCACCTCTTCTTCCTCCGGAACCGCCACAGGCAACCAGGGACCAGAGAACCTGAGCACCGACACCACATTCACCCCCACCACGGCATGCTCCAATATGGGCTCAGCCCAGACCGGAACTGTGCAGAGTCCCAAGCCAGCCGTGGGCTCTACGGTGTGCTTAAACCCACCCTGCGAGACACATGAAACAGGCACAACCAACACTGCCACTCAGTCCTTGTCCAGCATGGGTAATGGGCAGACTGGCACTGTGCAGAGGGTGTGCTCAAACCCACCCTGCGAGACCCACGAAACTGGGACCACCAACACCCCGTCCCAGGCCAGCTCAAACATGGCCGGGAACCAGACAGGGACGGTGCAGAGGGTGTGTTCCAACCCCCCCTGTGAAACCCACGAGACTGGCACCACCAACACAGCAACTACTGCCACAG CAGATGGAGCAGACAGTGCCACCAGCAGTACAGAGACTCCTTCCACCACTGCATCAGAAACAACCCCAGCCACCATCCAGAGCAGAGCCATCACTACTGTGACCCAGTCCACACCAGCCCCGGGGCCCTCAGTACCT TCCATTTTGTCGATCACTGAGGGTGCAGCAGGTTCCACAGAAGAGCCTATGCAGACAGACGCGGCCacggaggggggagagacagctATGGAGACTGGGCTGTCCCCGGAGGTGGCAGAGGGACAGATGGGGACAGGTTTGTCTGCAGAGGAGCTGGCTGTGACCGCAGCGGTGGAGGCAGCGGCGCAGGCTGCAGCCACAGAGGAGGCCCAGGCCCTGGCCATTCAGGCAGTCCTCCAGGCAGCACAGCAGGCAGTCATGA ACGAGGGTGATTCTGGCTCGACCGGACAGCAGGCCATCACAATCCCCATCGTCCTGACCCAGCAGGAGTTGGCAGCCTTGGTCCAGCAGCAGCACCAACTCCAGGAGGCCCAGGCTCAGGCCCAGGCCCAGGCTCAGGCCCAGCAGCAAGGAAACGCCCAGGCCCTACCCACTGAGGGCCTTGCCCCCGCAGACAGCCTCAACGACCCTGCGTCTGAGAGCAACGGGCACCCCGAGATGGCTGCAGCTGTCTCCAGCGCTGTGGCATCACCGCTGCCGAGGACATCCACTGAGA CCCTGGCCCCCTCAAGCACATTGGCTGTTGCCAGTCCAGCCAAGCTGCAAGCTGCTGTAGCAGAGGTGGCCAATGGCATTGAGGGTGGG AAGCTAAACCCTCAACCAGCCCCTATCAAGACTCTTGTCAAAAAAGAGAACCAGTGGTTTGACGTTGGCATCGTCAAGGTGACAAACATGGTGGTTACGCACTTCTTCATCCCAGAGGACGATTCTCAAGTAGAG gatGACTCGGGCGCcatcccagactataaccagatgAAGAAAATGGAGCTGCAGCCTGGCACAGCCTACAAGTTCCGTGTCGCTGGCATCAACGCTTGTGGTCGTGGTTCCTTCTCAGAGATATCTGCTTTTAAGACTTGTTTACCAGGCTTCCCTGGAGCACCTTGTGCCATCAAAATCAGCAAG AGCCCAGATGGTGCCCACCTCACCTGGGAGCCTCCCTCGGTGACATCAGGGAAGATCATTGAGTACTCTGTGTACCTAGCCATCCAGAGCACCCAGACAGCTGAGCCCAAGGCCTCCACCCCAGCCCAGCTGGCCTTCATGCGGGTGTACTGTGGGCCCAACCCCTCCTGCTTGGTGCAGTCCTCCAGCCTCTCCAATGCCCACATAGACTACACCACCAAGCCCGCCATCATTTTCCGCATAGCTGCGCGCAACGAGAAGGGCTACGGCCCTGCCACACAAGTCCGATGGCTGCAAG AGTCCAGCAAAGATGGAGCCTCGGCAAAACCTGCCCCAAAAAGACCAGTTTCCTCGCCTGATGC TAAGGTTGCTGGTCAAAAGAAAGCAAGAACGGACCAGTGA
- the LOC129815041 gene encoding host cell factor 1-like isoform X3 — MTGSMVSGTTGSTLQPRWKRVLGWSGPVPRPRHGHRAVAIKELMVVFGGGNEGIVDELHVYNTATNQWFIPAVRGDIPPGCAAYGFVCDGTRLLVFGGMVEYGKYSNDLYELQASRWEWKKLKAKTPKNGPPPCPRLGHSFSLVGNKCYLFGGLANDSEDPKNNIPRYLNDLYTLELRAGSSVVGWDIPITYGVLPPPRESHTAVVYTEKDSKKSRLIIYGGMSGCRLGDLWTLDIDTLTWTKPSVNGTAPLPRSLHSATTITNKMFVFGGWVPLVMDDVKVATHEKEWKCTNTLACLNLDSMAWESVVMDTLEDNIPRARAGHCSVAINSRLYVWSGRDGYRKAWNNQVCCKDLWYLETERPHAPSRVQLVRANTNSLEVSWGAVSTADTYLLQLQKYDIPAATAVTSQALNAATSLQGNLPKSPATAAPSAQNLPHTGITIVPQASSPTILPNMSRSPLAASTACGPAILKVAAPPSGTGTSLVTVRPNQAGKSPVTVTSLLPGVRMVVPAQTAQGTPVGSSPQMSGMAALAAAAAATQKIPPSSSTVLNIPAGATLVKTMAVSPGSTTVKMASPLMVSNPATRMLKTAAAQLGTATVSSPNSPNRPIITVHKSGTVTVAQQHQVVTTMVGGVTKTITLVKSPLTMGGSGTLQISNLGKMMSVVQTKPVQTSAVTGQASTNPLTQLIQTKGSLPAGTILKLVTSADGKPTTIITTSQAGGTGNKPTILNISGMSPTTTKQGTTIIKTIPMSAIMTQPGATVTSSTGKTPYTIITTKMMTTGTPGKIITTMPKLGTATGQQGLTQVVLKGAPGQPGTILRTVPMGGVRLVTPVTMSSVKPNITTLVVKGTTGVTTLGTVTGTVSSSLAGSIVASANASLATPITTLGTIATLSSQVINPTAITVSAAQTSLTTATTLSTSTMSANQPTQVTLITTPSGVEAQPVQDLPVSFLASPTSEQPSSTEVGDAPGTVTMVCSNPPCETHETGTTNTATTASSDIGGVQRVCSNPPCETHETGTTNTATTASTDMGGAMRTSTSSSSGTATGNQGPENLSTDTTFTPTTACSNMGSAQTGTVQSPKPAVGSTVCLNPPCETHETGTTNTATQSLSSMGNGQTGTVQRVCSNPPCETHETGTTNTPSQASSNMAGNQTGTVQRVCSNPPCETHETGTTNTATTATADGADSATSSTETPSTTASETTPATIQSRAITTVTQSTPAPGPSVPSILSITEGAAGSTEEPMQTDAATEGGETAMETGLSPEVAEGQMGTGLSAEELAVTAAVEAAAQAAATEEAQALAIQAVLQAAQQAVMNEGDSGSTGQQAITIPIVLTQQELAALVQQQHQLQEAQAQAQAQAQAQQQGNAQALPTEGLAPADSLNDPASESNGHPEMAAAVSSAVASPLPRTSTETLAPSSTLAVASPAKLQAAVAEVANGIEGGKLNPQPAPIKTLVKKENQWFDVGIVKVTNMVVTHFFIPEDDSQVEDDSGAIPDYNQMKKMELQPGTAYKFRVAGINACGRGSFSEISAFKTCLPGFPGAPCAIKISKSPDGAHLTWEPPSVTSGKIIEYSVYLAIQSTQTAEPKASTPAQLAFMRVYCGPNPSCLVQSSSLSNAHIDYTTKPAIIFRIAARNEKGYGPATQVRWLQESSKDGASAKPAPKRPVSSPDAKVAGQKKARTDQ, encoded by the exons ATGACTGGTTCCATGGTGTCTGGGACCACTGGTTCAACTCTACAGCCACGATGGAAGCGGGTACTGGGATGGTCTGGCCCTGTCCCTCGGCCCAGACATGGTCACAGAGCCGTTGCTATAAAGGAATTGATGGTTGTTTTTGGAGGAGGAAATGAAGGAATTGTGGATGAGTTGCATGTCTACAACACAG CAACAAACCAATGGTTTATCCCTGCGGTTCGTGGTGATATTCCCCCTGGATGTGCTGCATATGGTTTTGTTTGTGATGGCACCCGGCTTCTGGTGTTTGGTGGAATGGTGGAATATGGAAAATACAGCAATGATCTCTATGAGCTACAG GCCAGTAGATGGGAATGGAAAAAGTTGAAAGCTAAGACTCCCAAAAACGGCCCACCTCCATGTCCTCGACTTGGTCACAGTTTCTCGCTGGTGGGTAACAAGTGCTACTTGTTTGGAGGACTGGCTAATGACAGCGAGGACCCCAAAAACAACATCCCCAG ATACCTAAATGATCTGTACACCCTGGAGCTTCGTGCTGGCTCCAGTGTTGTGGGCTGGGATATACCAATTACTTATGGTGTTTTGCCGCCTCCTCGCGAGAGCCACACTGCCGTAGTGTACACAGAAAAGGACAGCAAGAAATCTCGCCTGATCATCTATGGAGGGATGAGTGGCTGTCGTCTGGGAGATCTATGGACCCTTGACATCG ACACCCTGACCTGGACTAAGCCATCAGTGAATGGCACAGCACCTCTGCCCAGGAGTCTTCACTCTGCCACCACCATCACAAACAA GATGTTTGTGTTTGGGGGATGGGTTCCCCTGGTTATGGATGATGTGAAGGTGGCCACACATGAGAAGGAATGGAAGTGCACAAACACACTGGCCTGCCTAAATCTCG ACTCCATGGCCTGGGAATCAGTGGTGATGGATACTCTGGAGGACAATATCCCAAGGGCCCGGGCAGGACATTGCTCTGTGGCCATCAACTCTAGATTGTATGTCTGGAGTGGCCGTGACGGTTACCGTAAAGCATGGAACAACCAAGTCTGCTGTAAAGACCTCTGGTACCTTGAAACAG AAAGGCCACACGCTCCCTCGAGAGTGCAGCTAGTCCGTGCCAACACCAACTCCCTGGAGGTAAGCTGGGGCGCTGTGTCCACCGCAGACACCTATCTGCTGCAGCTACAAAAGTACGACATTCCAGCTGCCACTGCTGTGACCTCGCAGGCCCTCAATGCCGCCACCTCTCTGCAAGGGAACTTGCCTAAGAGCCCAGCCACAGCTGCTCCCTCTGCTCAGAACCTACCACACACAGGTATCACTATTGTGCCCCAGGCTTCCTCCCCTACTATCCTTCCCAACATGTCCAGAAGCCCACTGGCTGCCTCCACAGCTTGTGGGCCAG CTATCTTGAAGGTTGCAGCGCCTCCGTCTGGCACGGGTACCTCCCTTGTCACTGTGCGACCCAACCAGGCTGGGAAATCCCCTGTCACTGTGACATCACTTCTTCCAGGAGTTCGCATGGTTGTTCCTGCTCAGACCGCCCAAGGAACA CCAGTCGGCAGCAGCCCTCAGATGAGTGGCATGGCAGCTTTGGCTGCAGCTGCAGCAGCCACACAAAAGATCCCACCCTCTTCAAGCACTGTACTCAACATTCCAGCAGGTGCCACCCTTGTCAAAACCATGGCTGTCTCCCCTGGCTCCACCACAGTCAAAATGGCATCTCCTCTCATG GTTAGTAACCCAGCCACTCGCATGCTGAAGACAGCTGCAGCTCAGTTGGGCACAGCGACCGTATCGTCACCCAACTCGCCCAACAGACCCATCATCACTGTGCACAAGTCGGGCACGGTTACCGTAGCCCAGCAACACCAGGTGGTTACCACCATGGTGGGAGGAGTCACCAAGACCATCACCCTGGTCAAGAGCCCCCTCACAATGGGAGGCAGCGGCACTTTG CAGATCTCCAACCTTGGCAAGATGATGTCTGTGGTACAAACCAAGCCAGTGCAGACATCGGCTGTTACAGGCCAGGCTTCCACTAACCCTCTCACACAGCTCATACAG ACCAAGGGTTCTCTCCCTGCCGGCACCATACTGAAGCTGGTGACTTCAGCAGATGGCAagcccaccaccatcatcaccacatcCCAGGCGGGAGGAACAGGGAACAAACCGACCATCCTGAACATCAGCGGCATGTCGCCCACCACAACCAAACAGGGCACCACCATCATCAAGACCATCCCTATGTCTGCTATTATGACCCAGCCTGGAGCAACAG TGACCAGCAGCACAGGGAAGACGCCctataccatcatcaccaccaagaTGATGACCACTGGCACTCCAGGCAAAATCATCACTACCATGCCCAAGCTTGGCACTGCAACTGGCCAGCAAGGGCTGACACAG GTGGTTTTGAAGGGAGCTCCGGGCCAACCTGGCACCATTCTGCGCACTGTACCCATGGGTGGAGTCCGACTCGTCACCCCGGTCACGATGTCTTCTGTCAAGCCCAATATAACTACACTGGTCGTCAAGGGAACAACTG GTGTCACCACCCTGGGGACTGTCACAGGGACAGTCTCCTCCAGTCTGGCAGGGAGCATTGTAGCCAGTGCCAATGCTTCTCTGGCAACTCCAATCACCACCCTGGGAACCATCGCCACCCTGTCCAGCCAAGTTATCAACCCCACTGCCATCACTGTGTCAGCAGCCCAGACCAGTCTGACCACAGCTACTACCCTTTCCACTTCCACCATG TCGGCAAACCAGCCAACCCAGGTGACTCTCATCACCACCCCCAGTGGGGTTGAGGCCCAGCCAGTGCAGGACCTGCCTGTGTCCTTCCTGGCCTCCCCCACCTCTGAGCAGCCCTCTTCCACTGAGGTTGGGGATGCCCCTGGCACTGTCACCATGGTCTGCTCCAACCCCCCCTGTGAGACCCACGAAACAGGAACCACCAACACCGCAACCACAGCCTCCTCCGATATAGGTGGGGTGCAGAGGGTCTGCTCCAACCCCCCTTGTGAGACCCACGAGACGGGCACCACCAACACTGCAACGACCGCCTCCACTGACATGGGCGGGGCAATGAGG aCGTCCACCTCTTCTTCCTCCGGAACCGCCACAGGCAACCAGGGACCAGAGAACCTGAGCACCGACACCACATTCACCCCCACCACGGCATGCTCCAATATGGGCTCAGCCCAGACCGGAACTGTGCAGAGTCCCAAGCCAGCCGTGGGCTCTACGGTGTGCTTAAACCCACCCTGCGAGACACATGAAACAGGCACAACCAACACTGCCACTCAGTCCTTGTCCAGCATGGGTAATGGGCAGACTGGCACTGTGCAGAGGGTGTGCTCAAACCCACCCTGCGAGACCCACGAAACTGGGACCACCAACACCCCGTCCCAGGCCAGCTCAAACATGGCCGGGAACCAGACAGGGACGGTGCAGAGGGTGTGTTCCAACCCCCCCTGTGAAACCCACGAGACTGGCACCACCAACACAGCAACTACTGCCACAG CAGATGGAGCAGACAGTGCCACCAGCAGTACAGAGACTCCTTCCACCACTGCATCAGAAACAACCCCAGCCACCATCCAGAGCAGAGCCATCACTACTGTGACCCAGTCCACACCAGCCCCGGGGCCCTCAGTACCT TCCATTTTGTCGATCACTGAGGGTGCAGCAGGTTCCACAGAAGAGCCTATGCAGACAGACGCGGCCacggaggggggagagacagctATGGAGACTGGGCTGTCCCCGGAGGTGGCAGAGGGACAGATGGGGACAGGTTTGTCTGCAGAGGAGCTGGCTGTGACCGCAGCGGTGGAGGCAGCGGCGCAGGCTGCAGCCACAGAGGAGGCCCAGGCCCTGGCCATTCAGGCAGTCCTCCAGGCAGCACAGCAGGCAGTCATGA ACGAGGGTGATTCTGGCTCGACCGGACAGCAGGCCATCACAATCCCCATCGTCCTGACCCAGCAGGAGTTGGCAGCCTTGGTCCAGCAGCAGCACCAACTCCAGGAGGCCCAGGCTCAGGCCCAGGCCCAGGCTCAGGCCCAGCAGCAAGGAAACGCCCAGGCCCTACCCACTGAGGGCCTTGCCCCCGCAGACAGCCTCAACGACCCTGCGTCTGAGAGCAACGGGCACCCCGAGATGGCTGCAGCTGTCTCCAGCGCTGTGGCATCACCGCTGCCGAGGACATCCACTGAGA CCCTGGCCCCCTCAAGCACATTGGCTGTTGCCAGTCCAGCCAAGCTGCAAGCTGCTGTAGCAGAGGTGGCCAATGGCATTGAGGGTGGG AAGCTAAACCCTCAACCAGCCCCTATCAAGACTCTTGTCAAAAAAGAGAACCAGTGGTTTGACGTTGGCATCGTCAAGGTGACAAACATGGTGGTTACGCACTTCTTCATCCCAGAGGACGATTCTCAAGTAGAG gatGACTCGGGCGCcatcccagactataaccagatgAAGAAAATGGAGCTGCAGCCTGGCACAGCCTACAAGTTCCGTGTCGCTGGCATCAACGCTTGTGGTCGTGGTTCCTTCTCAGAGATATCTGCTTTTAAGACTTGTTTACCAGGCTTCCCTGGAGCACCTTGTGCCATCAAAATCAGCAAG AGCCCAGATGGTGCCCACCTCACCTGGGAGCCTCCCTCGGTGACATCAGGGAAGATCATTGAGTACTCTGTGTACCTAGCCATCCAGAGCACCCAGACAGCTGAGCCCAAGGCCTCCACCCCAGCCCAGCTGGCCTTCATGCGGGTGTACTGTGGGCCCAACCCCTCCTGCTTGGTGCAGTCCTCCAGCCTCTCCAATGCCCACATAGACTACACCACCAAGCCCGCCATCATTTTCCGCATAGCTGCGCGCAACGAGAAGGGCTACGGCCCTGCCACACAAGTCCGATGGCTGCAAG AGTCCAGCAAAGATGGAGCCTCGGCAAAACCTGCCCCAAAAAGACCAGTTTCCTCGCCTGATGC TAAGGTTGCTGGTCAAAAGAAAGCAAGAACGGACCAGTGA